One window of Streptomyces sp. NBC_00273 genomic DNA carries:
- the hemW gene encoding radical SAM family heme chaperone HemW, with translation MPSALPDGEPMPEDGALPSHALAGAGERPLGFYLHVPYCATRCGYCDFNTYTATELRGTGGVLASRENYADTLIDEVRLARKVLGDDPRAVRTVFVGGGTPTLLPAGDLVRMLAAIRDEFGLAEDAEITTEANPESVNPQYLAELRAGGFNRVSFGMQSAKQHVLKVLDRTHTPGRPEACVAEARAAGFEHVNLDLIYGTPGESDEDWRATLSAALGAGPDHISAYALIVEEGTQLARRIRRGEVPMTDDDVHADRYLIADSVMAEAGYSWYEVSNWATSEAGRCLHNELYWRGADWWGAGPGAHSHVGGVRWWNVKHPGAYAAALAEGRSPGAGCELLSEEDRRVERILLELRLVDGVPLTLLAPAGLAASRKALADGLLDAAPYEAGRAVLTLRGRLLADAVVRDLVD, from the coding sequence ATGCCTTCCGCACTCCCCGACGGTGAACCCATGCCCGAAGACGGCGCGCTGCCGTCGCACGCCCTGGCGGGCGCGGGGGAGCGGCCGCTCGGGTTCTACCTGCACGTCCCGTACTGCGCCACGCGCTGCGGGTACTGCGACTTCAACACCTACACGGCCACCGAGCTGCGGGGCACCGGCGGTGTGCTCGCCTCCCGGGAGAACTACGCCGACACCCTGATCGACGAGGTCCGCCTCGCGCGGAAGGTGCTCGGGGACGACCCGAGGGCCGTACGGACGGTGTTCGTGGGCGGCGGCACGCCCACGTTGCTGCCCGCCGGGGACCTCGTACGGATGCTCGCGGCCATCCGGGACGAATTCGGCCTGGCCGAGGACGCCGAGATCACCACCGAGGCCAACCCGGAGTCGGTGAACCCGCAGTACCTGGCCGAGCTGCGCGCCGGGGGCTTCAACCGGGTCTCCTTCGGCATGCAGAGCGCCAAGCAGCACGTCCTGAAGGTGCTCGACCGCACCCACACGCCGGGGCGCCCCGAGGCGTGCGTCGCGGAGGCGCGGGCGGCGGGCTTCGAGCACGTCAACCTCGACCTGATCTACGGCACGCCCGGGGAGTCGGACGAGGACTGGCGGGCGACCCTCTCGGCGGCGCTGGGCGCCGGGCCGGACCACATCAGCGCCTACGCGCTGATCGTCGAGGAGGGCACGCAGCTGGCGCGGCGCATCCGCCGCGGCGAGGTTCCGATGACGGACGACGACGTGCACGCCGACCGGTACCTGATCGCGGACTCGGTCATGGCCGAGGCCGGGTACTCCTGGTACGAGGTCTCGAACTGGGCCACCTCGGAGGCCGGGCGCTGCCTGCACAACGAGCTGTACTGGCGCGGCGCCGACTGGTGGGGCGCGGGGCCGGGCGCGCACTCGCACGTGGGCGGGGTGCGGTGGTGGAACGTGAAGCACCCGGGCGCGTACGCCGCGGCCCTGGCCGAGGGCCGTTCCCCCGGCGCGGGGTGCGAGCTCCTCTCCGAGGAGGACCGGCGGGTGGAGCGGATCCTGCTGGAGCTCCGGCTGGTGGACGGCGTCCCGCTGACCCTGCTGGCCCCGGCCGGGCTCGCGGCCTCCCGCAAGGCCCTGGCGGACGGGCTGCTGGACGCCGCGCCGTACGAGGCCGGGCGGGCCGTGCTGACCCTGCGGGGGCGGTTGCTGGCCGACGCGGTGGTCCGGGACCTGGTGGACTGA